In Piliocolobus tephrosceles isolate RC106 chromosome 6, ASM277652v3, whole genome shotgun sequence, the following are encoded in one genomic region:
- the CCDC177 gene encoding coiled-coil domain-containing protein 177, with protein sequence MVDPVPEEEKAGAEPGDSGGDEAAASVPPDGQGAQEPAASSASASAAVPRKAEVPCAAAEGGRREQSPLLHLDLFNFDCPEAEGSRYVLTSPRSLEACARCAVKPVELLPRALADLVREAPGRSMRVATGLYEAYEAERRAKLQQCRAERERIMREEKRRLFTPLGPAAAAAAAAAAAASAPSAGSSSSCSSASLPASPAPRAARKASPSPSSARTQPPPAGSRTGRKSHSLDSLSRRREGAFSSESGASSSSYSGESLRELRWPPRASARNSCPAGSASSTTNAPGRPSALTLVPITGRSFSLGDLSHSPQTAQHVERIVRQVRAERGLRGVPERDRKIAALMLARHQEELLLLEQRAAAHGQWELQRVRAEQRREREEREKQRALEQGRRAWAAQVEERRGRRGREEREAARRRQRQYERSEERRRELAERQGLLRRERAERTAREDRLRKLQQEQNLKQREEGLQEGRERAEQIRRERAQRAARAKQRQEGQLQREKRELSRAERARHEALLQGRARQQRQEREGLRNSLEASLGRAQENYEHLVEQRTRELRERARREELQGRRAKEAAERKEREHQAHLEALARAGERRLQHATQVAEEAVQQKARRVGQSRLEKERAQRANKEKVERDEDCRRRELLQAIGRKLERSEQLSRERRSALESARSTARASFHVREKVREETNTRSFDRMVREAQLHASLDRK encoded by the coding sequence ATGGTGGACCCGGTGCCTGAAGAAGAGAAGGCAGGAGCGGAGCCCGGCGACTCCGGAGGGGACGAGGCCGCGGCGTCCGTGCCCCCTGATGGCCAGGGCGCCCAGGAGCCCGCAGCCTCCTCGGCCTCGGCCTCCGCAGCGGTGCCCCGCAAGGCAGAAGTCCCGTGTGCAGCCGCAGAAGGCGGGCGGCGGGAGCAGTCCCCGCTGCTGCACCTTGACCTCTTCAACTTCGACTGCCCGGAGGCGGAGGGCAGCCGCTACGTGCTGACCAGCCCCCGCTCGCTAGAGGCCTGCGCCCGCTGTGCGGTCAAGCCAGTGGAGCTGCTGCCACGGGCCCTGGCCGACCTGGTGCGCGAGGCTCCGGGCCGCTCCATGCGGGTGGCCACCGGCCTGTATGAGGCCTACGAGGCGGAGCGGCGCGCCAAGCTGCAACAATGCCGGGCCGAGCGCGAGCGCATCATGCGCGAGGAGAAGCGGCGCCTTTTTACGCCTTTGGGCcccgccgcggccgccgccgccgccgccgccgccgcggcctCGGCACCAAGCgcgggcagcagcagcagctgcagcagcgcCAGCCTCCCGGCCTCGCCCGCGCCGCGTGCGGCCCGCAAGGCTTCCCCCAGTCCTTCCTCCGCGCGGACCCAACCTCCGCCAGCGGGTTCTCGGACAGGCAGGAAGAGCCATTCGCTGGACTCACTGTCCCGCCGGCGTGAGGGCGCCTTCAGCTCCGAGTCGGGCGCATCGTCGTCATCCTACAGTGGGGAAAGCTTGAGAGAGCTGCGCTGGCCGCCTCGGGCCTCGGCCAGGAACAGCTGCCCGGCGGGGTCGGCGTCCTCCACCACCAATGCTCCGGGCCGCCCCTCCGCCCTGACCCTGGTTCCGATCACCGGCCGCAGCTTCAGCCTCGGCGACCTGAGCCATTCGCCGCAGACCGCTCAGCACGTGGAACGCATCGTGCGCCAAGTGCGTGCCGAGCGCGGCCTGCGCGGGGTGCCGGAACGTGACCGGAAGATCGCGGCGCTCATGCTGGCGCGGCACCAGGAGGAGCTCCTGCTGCTGGAGCAACGCGCGGCGGCCCACGGCCAGTGGGAGCTGCAACGCGTGCGCGCCGAGCAGCGGCGGGAGCGCGAGGAGCGGGAGAAGCAGCGCGCCCTGGAGCAGGGCCGCAGAGCCTGGGCCGCGCAGGTGGAGGAGCGGCGAGGCCGCCGTGGCCGCGAAGAGCGCGAGGCGgcgcggcggcggcagcggcagtACGAGCGCAGCGAGGAGCGGCGGCGGGAGCTGGCCGAGCGCCAGGGCCTACTGCGGCGGGAGCGGGCGGAGCGCACGGCCCGGGAGGATCGGCTGCGCAAGCTTCAGCAGGAGCAGAACCTGAAGCAACGTGAGGAAGGCCTGCAGGAAGGGCGGGAGCGGGCCGAGCAGATCCGCAGGGAGCGCGCCCAGCGCGCGGCCCGCGCCAAGCAGCGGCAGGAGGGTCAGCTACAGCGGGAGAAGCGGGAGCTGAGCCGGGCCGAGCGGGCGCGCCACGAGGCGCTGCTACAGGGCCGGGCCCGGCAGCAGCGCCAGGAGCGAGAGGGCCTGCGGAACTCGCTGGAAGCCAGCTTGGGCCGCGCGCAGGAGAACTACGAGCATTTGGTGGAGCAGCGCACCCGGGAGCTGCGAGAGCGGGCCCGACGAGAGGAGCTGCAGGGTCGGCGGGCCAAGGAGGCGGCAGAGCGCAAAGAGCGGGAACATCAGGCGCACCTGGAGGCGCTGGCCCGGGCGGGGGAGCGACGGCTGCAGCACGCGACGCAGGTGGCCGAGGAAGCAGTGCAGCAGAAGGCGCGGCGCGTGGGCCAGAGCCGGCTGGAGAAGGAACGAGCCCAGCGTGCCAACAAAGAGAAGGTGGAGAGGGACGAAGACTGCCGCCGGAGAGAGCTACTCCAGGCCATCGGGCGCAAGCTGGAGCGCAGCGAGCAATTGTCGCGGGAACGGCGCAGTGCACTGGAGAGCGCCCGCTCCACGGCCCGGGCCTCCTTCCACGTGCGGGAGAAGGTGCGGGAGGAGACCAACACGCGCTCCTTTGACCGGATGGTGCGGGAGGCCCAGCTACACGCCAGCCTGGACCGCAAATAA